From the Streptococcus halotolerans genome, the window AAGTCAGAATCTCCAGAGATATTGATGATATTGTAGTGTGTTGTTAATTCAGCTAAGTGCTCAGTGATAAAATCATTAAATACTTTGGCACCAGCTGATCCGCCAACAAAAAGAAGCGTCTTTTTAGAATCATCAAACTGCTCCTTGATATCTTCAACCATCTGATCATATTGAACCGAATAAGGTTCAACCTTAGTGATGGCACCAATATGTTCTGCTTTTGTTAAAGCAGCATCCTGTTCAAAAGTGGTATACATTTTTGTCGCAAACTTGTAAGCAATTTTATTTGCTAGCCCCATTGATAAATCAGATTCATGAATAAAAACAGGAACCCCTAGCAATTTAGCAGCAATAACTGGTGGCACAGAGACAAACCCACCTTTGGAAAAGAGGGCTTCTGGCCTTATTTTGACAATAGTAACGAGAGATTGTAGGACACCAAAGCCAACTTTAAAAACATCCCATAAGTTTTGCCAGGAGAAATAGCGTCTTAATTTTCCAGTTGCAATAGCATGAAATGTTACTTCCTCATCCAAACGTTGGATTTCCTCGTATTCAATCCCATGTTTGTCTCCAAGATAATGAATTTCCCATCCATCTTGGATTAATTTAGGAATCAACAATAAATTAAGCGTGACATGCCCCACTGTACCGCCACCTGTTAAAACAATTTTGTGTTTACTCATAAGTAGCCCCTTTCAAGGAGTCAACTGTTAACAAAAATTCATCTCCACGAACTTCAAAATTCTTATACATATCCCAGCTAGCATTAGCAGGGCTTAGCAATACAGTGTCACCAGCCTCAGCCAACTCGTAAGCTTTTCTTGTCGCATCGGCAACGTCTTTAGCATATTCTACCGGAACATTGGCTGCTTTTGCTATTTCAGCTAGCTTATCTGCTGTTTCGCCAAGAACAACCATTGCTTTTAGATTAGTGATATGAGACGAAAGTTCCTCAAAACCATTCCCACGATCTAAACCACCTGCTATCAAAATCAAATCTTTATTATCAAAACCTGACAAG encodes:
- a CDS encoding UDP-N-acetylglucosamine--N-acetylmuramyl-(pentapeptide) pyrophosphoryl-undecaprenol N-acetylglucosamine transferase, translating into MSKHKIVLTGGGTVGHVTLNLLLIPKLIQDGWEIHYLGDKHGIEYEEIQRLDEEVTFHAIATGKLRRYFSWQNLWDVFKVGFGVLQSLVTIVKIRPEALFSKGGFVSVPPVIAAKLLGVPVFIHESDLSMGLANKIAYKFATKMYTTFEQDAALTKAEHIGAITKVEPYSVQYDQMVEDIKEQFDDSKKTLLFVGGSAGAKVFNDFITEHLAELTTHYNIINISGDSDLNSLDKNVYRVDYVTDLYQPLMNLADLVVTRGGSNTIFELVALQKLHLIIPLGKEASRGDQLENAAYFQKRGYALQLAEEELSLESLNQKIQELLEHASNFEEAMKNSQELTSQQAFYHELTESIKKAKG